The following proteins are encoded in a genomic region of Triticum dicoccoides isolate Atlit2015 ecotype Zavitan chromosome 1B, WEW_v2.0, whole genome shotgun sequence:
- the LOC119327570 gene encoding uncharacterized protein LOC119327570 — MDMQAAALPDASCVLPSLTTASRTLLLPWSPWKESTNNRIMQSLVKCCCTEQRHGWSVVEVWENHLLQARQQGRCQWRRNMLRRRRSTPRRTRRSRIRPSGPGTAIAGPGT, encoded by the exons ATGGACATGCAGGCCGCTGCCCTCCCTGATGCATCATGCGTGCTGCCCTCCCTAACCACCGCTTCTCGGACTCTACTTCTTCCTTGGTCACCATGGAAG GAGAGCACCAACAACAGAATTATGCAGAGCCTTGTCAAATGTTGTTGCACTGAACAAAGGCATGG GTGGAGTGTTGTTGAGGTCTGGGAGAACCATCTTCTACAAGCGAGACAACAAGGCCGTTGTCAATG gagAAGGAAcatgctcaggagaagaaggagcacGCCCAGGAGAACAAGAAGGAGCAGGATAAGGCCCTCAGGACCTGGGACCGCTATTGCTGGACCTGGGACCTAG